One Paraburkholderia kururiensis DNA window includes the following coding sequences:
- a CDS encoding EamA family transporter produces MSFRLPTRLPTGFSPRFALRLPATRGGRVALALMVVYIVWGSTYLAVHVALGSFPPLLMSGLRNLFAGIGLFVFAMRRNPVLPDLVEVRNAGMVGTMLVGFSSGMLAFGMRTVGTGTAAVMVATVPLFATVIAAIAGRPIAKGEWIAVGLGLVGIAILSSGSETTGTAGGSLAILCGALFWAGGAHLASRLRLPSDLFLSTALQIGLGGAMSTTVALVTGERMLEIHFLPILAFVYLMLIGTMAAYVAYGYLIRHTSPIVASSCMYVNPIVAVALGALLLGEPVTRSTIVATVVILVSVGMSFVFDRKRAQQ; encoded by the coding sequence ATGTCTTTTCGCCTGCCCACGCGCTTACCCACCGGTTTTTCCCCGCGCTTCGCACTGCGCCTGCCCGCCACGCGCGGCGGACGTGTCGCGCTCGCGCTGATGGTCGTCTACATCGTCTGGGGCTCGACGTATCTGGCCGTGCACGTCGCGCTCGGCTCGTTCCCGCCGTTGCTGATGTCGGGGCTGCGCAATCTGTTCGCGGGCATCGGCCTCTTCGTGTTCGCGATGCGGCGCAACCCCGTGCTGCCCGATCTCGTCGAGGTCCGCAACGCCGGGATGGTGGGCACCATGCTGGTCGGATTTTCGAGCGGCATGCTGGCTTTCGGCATGCGCACCGTGGGCACCGGCACGGCGGCCGTGATGGTGGCGACCGTGCCGCTCTTCGCCACGGTCATCGCCGCCATCGCGGGCCGGCCCATCGCGAAGGGCGAATGGATTGCCGTGGGGCTCGGCCTGGTGGGCATCGCGATCCTGAGCAGCGGCAGCGAGACCACGGGCACCGCGGGCGGCAGCCTCGCGATTCTGTGCGGCGCGCTCTTCTGGGCCGGCGGCGCGCATCTGGCAAGCCGCCTGCGGCTGCCGTCGGACCTCTTTCTCTCCACCGCGTTGCAGATCGGCCTGGGCGGCGCGATGTCCACGACCGTCGCGCTCGTCACGGGCGAGCGGATGCTGGAGATCCACTTCCTCCCGATCCTCGCGTTCGTCTACCTCATGCTGATCGGCACGATGGCCGCTTACGTCGCCTACGGTTACCTGATCCGCCACACGAGCCCCATCGTGGCGAGCAGTTGCATGTACGTGAACCCGATCGTGGCGGTGGCGCTGGGCGCGCTGCTGCTGGGCGAACCGGTGACGCGGTCCACCATCGTCGCGACGGTGGTGATTCTCGTGAGCGTGGGCATGTCGTTCGTGTTCGACCGCAAGCGGGCGCAGCAGTAG
- a CDS encoding NADPH-dependent 2,4-dienoyl-CoA reductase — translation MPSPYPHLLSELDLGFTTLRNRVVMGSMHTGMEDRFWHYPKLAAYFRERARGGVGLIVTGGISPNREGWLLPFGGTLNSALDLHNHRQLTRAVHEEGGKIALQILHAGRYGYQPLVVSASAVKSPISPFKPRALSVAGIARTVRAYARCARLAQRAGYDGVEIMGSEGYLLNQFLCPRTNRRTDHYGGSIENRMRLACEIVAAVRAACGPRFIVMYRLSVLDLVDGGNTWDETVQVAKALEAAGVTLFNTGIGWHEARVPTIVTSVPRAAFAPLAARLKAAVDVPVVVSNRINTPELAEQLIADGMGDLVSLARPLLADPEFVAKAAANRAAEINTCIACNQACLDHTFRNERATCLVNPRAGRETELVYRPLAPGERKRAVAVVGAGPAGLSAATVAALRGHRVTLFEAQPMIGGQFNLAMRIPGKEEFRETIRYFESQLALHGVEVRLGTRVDAPTLAAAGFDDVIVATGIVPRRPQIPGIDAPNVLSYLDVLNGAPVGRRAALIGAGGIGFDVAAFLLHRADEPLPQPRDDWFEEWGVDAEVRERGGLKPPRPADPPRELWLLQRKTGKPGAGLGKTSGWVHRAVLARNGVQMLGGVAYLEIGAQGLKIARGGEEQWLEVDTVVICAGQEPLRELYPAAQGHQGNQRAPVAEGRTRYHLIGGAALAAELDAKRAIREGAELAARL, via the coding sequence ATGCCCTCGCCCTATCCGCATCTGCTCAGCGAACTCGACCTTGGCTTCACCACGCTCAGAAACCGCGTGGTGATGGGCTCCATGCATACCGGCATGGAAGATCGCTTCTGGCACTACCCGAAACTGGCGGCATACTTTCGCGAACGTGCGCGCGGCGGCGTGGGGCTCATCGTGACGGGCGGCATCTCGCCCAATCGCGAAGGCTGGCTGCTGCCGTTCGGCGGCACGCTCAATTCCGCGCTCGATCTGCACAACCATCGGCAACTCACGCGCGCGGTCCACGAGGAAGGCGGCAAGATCGCGCTGCAGATTCTTCACGCGGGCCGCTACGGCTATCAGCCGCTCGTCGTGTCGGCCTCGGCCGTGAAGTCGCCCATCTCGCCGTTCAAGCCGCGCGCACTGAGTGTTGCCGGCATCGCGCGCACCGTGCGCGCCTACGCGCGCTGCGCCCGGCTCGCGCAGCGCGCCGGCTACGACGGCGTGGAGATCATGGGCAGCGAGGGCTATCTGCTGAACCAGTTTCTCTGTCCGCGTACGAACCGACGCACCGACCATTACGGCGGCAGCATCGAAAACCGCATGCGTCTTGCCTGCGAGATCGTGGCCGCCGTGCGCGCCGCGTGCGGGCCGCGCTTCATCGTGATGTACCGGCTTTCCGTGCTCGATCTCGTGGACGGCGGCAACACCTGGGACGAAACGGTTCAGGTGGCGAAGGCGCTGGAAGCCGCGGGCGTCACGCTCTTCAATACCGGCATCGGCTGGCACGAGGCCCGTGTGCCCACCATCGTGACCTCGGTGCCGCGCGCGGCGTTCGCGCCGCTTGCGGCGAGGCTCAAGGCGGCGGTCGACGTGCCCGTGGTGGTGTCGAACCGCATCAACACGCCGGAGCTTGCCGAGCAACTGATCGCAGACGGCATGGGCGACCTCGTCTCGCTCGCGCGTCCGCTGCTGGCCGACCCGGAGTTCGTGGCCAAAGCCGCCGCGAACCGCGCCGCCGAGATCAACACCTGCATCGCCTGCAATCAGGCGTGCCTCGATCACACGTTCCGCAACGAACGCGCCACCTGCCTCGTGAATCCGCGCGCGGGGCGTGAGACCGAACTCGTCTACCGTCCGCTGGCGCCGGGCGAGCGCAAGCGCGCGGTAGCCGTGGTGGGCGCCGGGCCGGCGGGTTTGTCGGCGGCCACGGTGGCGGCGTTGCGCGGCCATCGGGTGACGCTGTTCGAGGCGCAGCCCATGATCGGCGGGCAGTTCAACCTGGCCATGCGCATTCCGGGCAAGGAGGAGTTCAGGGAAACGATCCGCTATTTCGAAAGCCAGCTGGCGCTTCATGGCGTGGAAGTGCGGCTCGGCACGCGCGTGGATGCGCCGACGCTGGCCGCCGCGGGCTTCGACGACGTGATCGTCGCGACCGGCATCGTGCCGCGCCGTCCGCAGATTCCGGGCATCGACGCGCCCAACGTGCTCTCCTACCTCGACGTGCTGAACGGTGCGCCCGTGGGGCGCCGTGCCGCGTTGATCGGCGCGGGCGGCATTGGCTTCGACGTGGCCGCGTTCCTGCTGCATCGCGCGGACGAGCCGTTGCCACAGCCGCGCGACGACTGGTTCGAGGAATGGGGCGTGGACGCCGAGGTGCGCGAACGCGGCGGACTCAAGCCGCCGCGCCCCGCCGACCCGCCGCGCGAACTGTGGCTGCTCCAGCGCAAGACCGGCAAGCCCGGCGCGGGCCTGGGCAAGACCTCCGGCTGGGTGCACCGCGCGGTGCTCGCGCGCAACGGCGTGCAGATGCTGGGCGGGGTCGCGTATCTCGAGATCGGCGCGCAAGGGCTCAAGATTGCGCGCGGCGGCGAGGAGCAGTGGCTCGAGGTGGACACGGTCGTGATCTGCGCGGGCCAGGAGCCGCTGCGCGAGCTTTACCCGGCTGCTCAAGGCCATCAGGGCAACCAACGCGCTCCGGTTGCCGAAGGCCGCACGCGCTATCACCTGATCGGCGGCGCGGCGCTCGCTGCGGAACTCGATGCGAAGCGCGCGATTCGCGAAGGCGCGGAACTGGCGGCGCGGCTCTAA
- a CDS encoding entericidin A/B family lipoprotein: MTTRLIAWLVLACSTALAACNTVAGAGQDISKGGHAITNSAEQHE, from the coding sequence ATGACGACTCGACTCATCGCCTGGCTCGTACTCGCCTGCTCGACGGCACTCGCCGCCTGCAATACCGTGGCGGGCGCCGGACAGGACATCTCCAAGGGCGGGCACGCCATTACCAATTCGGCCGAACAGCACGAGTAG
- a CDS encoding DUF1328 domain-containing protein, whose protein sequence is MLHYAIVFFVIAIIAAVFGFTGIAAGAAEIAKILFYIFLVVFVVTLLLGVIRH, encoded by the coding sequence ATGCTTCATTACGCCATCGTGTTTTTCGTGATCGCCATCATCGCCGCCGTATTCGGCTTTACCGGCATCGCGGCCGGCGCGGCGGAGATCGCGAAGATACTTTTTTACATCTTCCTTGTCGTCTTTGTCGTCACGCTGCTGCTGGGCGTGATCAGGCATTGA
- a CDS encoding ferritin-like domain-containing protein yields MSKSTDPFVLDLKKIREQARQHMDEGPVTSSYTANREVVLKLLNDALATELVCTLRYKRHYFMAKGIHSEAVAEEFAQHASEEQEHADRLAERIVQLGGAPDFAPDGLAARSHSEYKPGADLTDMIRENLVAERIAIDTYREIIRYLGDSDTTTRRIFEEILAVEEEHADDMADLLDQRG; encoded by the coding sequence ATGTCGAAATCTACAGACCCGTTCGTGCTCGATCTGAAGAAGATCCGCGAGCAGGCGCGCCAGCACATGGACGAAGGGCCCGTCACATCGAGCTACACCGCGAATCGCGAAGTCGTGCTGAAACTGCTCAACGACGCGCTCGCCACCGAGCTTGTCTGCACGCTGCGCTACAAGCGTCACTACTTCATGGCGAAGGGCATTCATTCCGAAGCGGTGGCCGAGGAATTCGCGCAGCACGCATCGGAAGAGCAGGAGCACGCGGACCGTCTTGCCGAGCGCATCGTGCAACTGGGCGGCGCGCCGGACTTCGCGCCGGACGGGCTCGCTGCGCGCTCGCACTCGGAGTACAAGCCGGGCGCGGACCTCACGGACATGATTCGCGAAAACCTGGTGGCGGAGCGCATCGCCATCGACACCTATCGCGAGATCATTCGCTACCTGGGCGACAGCGATACGACGACGCGGCGCATCTTCGAAGAGATCCTGGCGGTGGAAGAAGAGCACGCGGACGACATGGCCGACCTGCTCGACCAGCGCGGCTGA
- a CDS encoding MFS transporter, with amino-acid sequence MSTPATDSPAAGRSLPALLFLLATIAGVAVANIYFNQPLLDDFRQSFPQDASWIGAVPSATQLGYAAGMLLLAPLGDRFDRRRLILLQIAGICVALLVAATASTLAVLAGASLAIGILATIAQQAVPFAAEIAPPAARGHAVGTVMSGLLLGILLARTAAGFIAEYFGWRAVFGASIVALVVLAAVIMMRLPRSQPTSTLGYGKLLASMWHLAVELPGLRQASLTGAALFAAFSLFWPVLTLLLAGPPFHLGPQAAGLFGIVGAAGALAAPRAGKFADKRGPRAIITFAIALVALSFVIFAFSGASIAGLVVGVIVLDVGVQAAQISNQSRIYALKPEARSRVNTVYMVAYFIGGAIGSVVGTTAWRLSGWTGVCIAGLVFAGLAAWAHAARHEKGLAAS; translated from the coding sequence ATGTCCACACCCGCTACCGATTCGCCCGCCGCCGGGCGTTCGCTTCCCGCGCTGCTGTTCCTGCTGGCCACCATTGCCGGCGTGGCGGTCGCGAACATCTATTTCAACCAGCCGTTGCTCGACGACTTCCGCCAGTCGTTCCCGCAGGACGCCTCGTGGATCGGCGCGGTACCCTCCGCCACGCAACTGGGCTACGCGGCCGGCATGCTGCTGCTCGCGCCGCTAGGCGACCGGTTCGACCGCAGGCGGCTGATCCTGCTGCAGATCGCCGGCATCTGCGTCGCGCTGCTCGTGGCGGCTACGGCCTCGACGCTCGCCGTGCTGGCGGGCGCGAGCCTCGCCATCGGCATACTCGCCACCATCGCGCAGCAGGCGGTGCCGTTCGCCGCCGAAATCGCGCCGCCCGCCGCACGCGGCCACGCGGTGGGCACGGTGATGAGCGGGCTCTTGCTCGGCATCCTGCTCGCGCGCACGGCGGCGGGCTTCATCGCCGAATACTTCGGCTGGCGCGCGGTGTTCGGCGCATCGATCGTCGCGCTCGTCGTGCTCGCGGCCGTCATCATGATGCGGCTGCCGCGCAGTCAACCCACCTCCACGCTCGGTTACGGCAAGCTGCTCGCCTCGATGTGGCATCTCGCGGTGGAACTGCCCGGCTTGCGCCAGGCGTCGCTCACGGGCGCGGCGCTGTTCGCCGCGTTCAGCCTGTTCTGGCCTGTGCTGACGCTACTGCTCGCGGGGCCACCGTTTCATCTCGGTCCGCAGGCCGCGGGGCTCTTCGGGATCGTGGGTGCGGCCGGTGCGCTCGCGGCGCCGCGCGCGGGCAAGTTCGCGGACAAGCGCGGACCCCGCGCCATCATCACGTTCGCCATTGCGCTCGTCGCGCTGTCGTTCGTGATCTTCGCGTTTTCGGGCGCAAGCATCGCGGGGCTCGTGGTGGGCGTGATCGTGCTCGACGTGGGCGTGCAGGCCGCGCAGATCTCGAACCAGTCGCGCATCTACGCGCTCAAGCCTGAGGCGCGCAGCCGCGTGAACACGGTCTACATGGTGGCGTACTTCATTGGCGGCGCCATCGGGTCGGTAGTGGGCACGACCGCGTGGCGCCTCTCGGGCTGGACCGGCGTGTGCATCGCCGGCCTCGTGTTTGCGGGGCTGGCCGCGTGGGCGCATGCGGCGCGCCACGAGAAGGGGCTCGCGGCGTCGTGA
- a CDS encoding phosphodiesterase has protein sequence MLLAQISDLHIKRPGALAYRRVDTAASLARCIARLNALAPRPDAVLVTGDLVDLGTPEEYRHLRALLDTLDLPWYLLVGNHDNRAALREVFADRPELAAGGEFVQYTVDVGPLRVIALDSMLPSQSPGTLCDARLAWLEGELAAAAGKPVVVALHHPPFACGVSHMDRLRLAPDASARLAALLAQHPNVERVLCGHVHRPMFVRFGGTIACAVPSPAHQVALDLRDDAPSAFVLEPPAYALHRYDAAAGLVTHHAYVDEAEGPYPFFEPSGALID, from the coding sequence ATGCTGCTCGCCCAGATCAGCGACCTGCACATCAAGCGGCCCGGGGCGCTCGCGTATCGCCGCGTGGATACGGCCGCGAGCCTGGCGCGCTGCATCGCCCGACTCAATGCGCTCGCGCCGCGGCCCGACGCGGTGCTCGTGACCGGCGACCTCGTCGATCTCGGCACGCCCGAGGAATACCGGCATCTGCGCGCGCTGCTCGATACGCTCGACCTGCCGTGGTATCTGCTCGTCGGCAATCACGACAACCGCGCGGCGCTGCGCGAGGTGTTCGCGGATCGCCCCGAACTCGCAGCCGGCGGCGAGTTCGTGCAATACACCGTGGACGTCGGCCCGCTGCGCGTAATCGCGCTCGATTCGATGCTGCCTAGCCAGAGCCCCGGCACGCTCTGCGACGCGCGGCTCGCGTGGCTGGAAGGCGAACTGGCGGCGGCCGCGGGCAAGCCCGTGGTCGTGGCGCTCCATCATCCGCCGTTCGCGTGCGGCGTGAGCCACATGGACCGCCTGCGCCTCGCGCCCGATGCATCGGCCCGGCTCGCGGCCCTGCTGGCACAGCATCCGAACGTGGAGCGCGTGCTCTGCGGCCACGTGCATCGGCCCATGTTCGTGCGCTTCGGCGGCACGATTGCGTGCGCCGTGCCGTCACCCGCGCATCAGGTGGCGCTCGACCTGCGCGACGACGCGCCTTCGGCCTTCGTGCTCGAACCGCCCGCCTACGCGCTGCATCGCTACGACGCGGCGGCAGGCCTCGTCACGCATCACGCCTACGTGGACGAAGCGGAGGGGCCGTATCCGTTCTTCGAGCCGTCGGGAGCGTTGATCGATTGA
- a CDS encoding ABC transporter ATP-binding protein, with the protein MKLDSIPITLTRCAKTFRGTRVLEPLDLAIGAGETLVLLGPSGCGKTTTLRMIAGLETPDAGGTVSFGNEDVTALPIEKRQVGMVFQSYALFPNLTVRGNIGYGLRIQRVPAAAARERVDELLAMMRLEAHAEKPISQLSGGQRQRVALARALAMQPRVLLLDEPLTALDARLRDALRSEMNALLRRLGITTVYVTHDQAEAMELGDRIVVMSAGRIEQIGTPRDIYYRPANRTVAQFVGTINRLAGIWRDGLFATSGGAVPVPGALAAHAAGSGAPSGELFFRPEDAYLADPAQAHLRGTIEHAAFLGERTRLTIGGAAPDALVVDVAGRIELARGTPVGLSLADHALVALA; encoded by the coding sequence ATGAAACTGGACTCCATTCCGATCACGCTCACGCGCTGCGCGAAGACCTTTCGCGGCACGCGCGTGCTCGAACCGCTCGACCTCGCCATCGGCGCCGGTGAAACGCTCGTGCTGCTCGGCCCGTCGGGTTGCGGCAAGACCACGACGCTGCGCATGATCGCGGGCCTCGAAACGCCGGACGCGGGCGGCACGGTCTCATTCGGCAACGAGGACGTCACGGCGCTGCCCATCGAAAAGCGCCAGGTGGGCATGGTGTTTCAGAGCTATGCGCTGTTCCCGAACCTCACGGTGCGCGGCAACATCGGTTACGGGCTGCGCATTCAGCGCGTGCCCGCGGCAGCGGCGCGCGAACGCGTGGATGAACTGCTCGCGATGATGCGGCTCGAAGCGCACGCGGAAAAGCCCATCAGCCAGCTTTCGGGCGGCCAGCGTCAGCGCGTGGCGCTCGCCCGCGCACTCGCCATGCAGCCGCGCGTGCTGCTGCTCGACGAACCGCTCACCGCGCTCGACGCCCGCCTGCGCGACGCCTTGCGCAGCGAGATGAACGCACTCTTGCGGCGGCTCGGCATCACGACGGTCTACGTAACGCACGACCAGGCCGAAGCGATGGAACTGGGCGACCGCATCGTCGTGATGAGCGCGGGGCGCATCGAGCAGATCGGCACGCCGCGCGACATCTACTATCGGCCGGCGAACCGCACGGTCGCGCAGTTCGTCGGCACGATCAACCGCCTTGCCGGCATCTGGCGCGACGGCCTGTTCGCGACGAGCGGCGGCGCCGTGCCGGTGCCCGGCGCGCTCGCGGCACACGCTGCCGGCAGCGGTGCGCCGTCGGGCGAGCTGTTCTTCCGGCCCGAAGACGCCTACCTCGCGGACCCGGCGCAGGCCCACCTACGCGGCACCATCGAGCACGCCGCGTTTCTCGGCGAGCGCACACGGCTCACCATCGGCGGCGCCGCGCCCGATGCGCTCGTGGTGGACGTGGCCGGCCGCATCGAACTCGCGCGCGGCACGCCGGTGGGCCTTTCGCTCGCGGACCACGCGCTGGTCGCGCTCGCCTGA
- a CDS encoding ABC transporter permease, producing MNAPELPRDSNAIPTNPSASAMSFTPSSLSTASAHSRTRPPAPTTPPSTRRRAARLLSSRTLLACGQWAVTLLLCAFLIVPIVMSVLAGLTVNYFQGVASGLTLRWLVEVWTQYHASVFLSLEVAAATLAVTLLTGVPAGYALARSRTRFSRVVEELLVLPIALPGLASALALLVVYGGFTMFRMSVAFIVVGHVVFTLPFMVRAVAAVCAASDLHTLEEGAASLGATFFQRFFTIVLPNARPGIVAGALAVLTLSIGEFNLTWMLHTPDTKTLPVGLADTYASLRIEVGSAYTILFFIMTMPLLVAMQWLGVDATGMRHVRNARRNAPAQSDAGDDSAPAASIAQGNPQ from the coding sequence ATGAACGCGCCCGAGTTGCCGCGAGACTCCAACGCCATACCGACGAACCCGTCCGCTTCCGCCATGTCTTTCACGCCCTCTTCTCTTTCGACGGCTTCCGCGCATTCGCGGACGAGGCCGCCTGCCCCCACCACGCCGCCGTCCACGCGCCGCCGCGCGGCACGCCTGCTTTCGTCGCGCACGCTGCTGGCCTGCGGACAATGGGCCGTCACGCTGCTGCTCTGCGCGTTCCTGATCGTGCCTATCGTGATGTCCGTACTCGCGGGCCTCACCGTGAACTACTTTCAGGGCGTGGCGAGCGGGCTCACGCTGCGCTGGCTCGTCGAAGTGTGGACGCAATATCACGCGTCCGTGTTCCTTTCGCTCGAAGTGGCCGCGGCCACGCTCGCCGTCACGCTGCTGACGGGCGTGCCCGCGGGCTATGCGCTCGCGCGCAGCCGCACGCGTTTCTCGCGGGTGGTCGAGGAACTGCTCGTGCTGCCCATCGCGCTGCCCGGGCTCGCGTCCGCGCTCGCGCTGCTCGTCGTGTATGGCGGCTTCACGATGTTTCGCATGAGCGTGGCCTTCATCGTGGTGGGCCACGTGGTGTTCACGCTGCCCTTCATGGTGCGCGCCGTGGCCGCCGTGTGCGCCGCGTCGGACCTGCACACGCTCGAAGAAGGCGCAGCGAGTCTCGGCGCCACCTTCTTCCAGCGCTTCTTCACGATCGTGCTGCCCAACGCGCGGCCCGGCATCGTGGCGGGCGCGCTCGCGGTGCTCACGCTTTCCATCGGCGAGTTCAACCTCACCTGGATGCTGCACACGCCGGACACGAAAACGCTGCCCGTGGGCCTCGCGGACACCTACGCGTCGCTGCGCATCGAAGTGGGCAGCGCCTACACGATTCTCTTCTTCATCATGACCATGCCGCTGCTCGTCGCGATGCAATGGCTCGGCGTCGACGCAACGGGCATGCGGCACGTGCGCAACGCAAGACGCAACGCCCCCGCCCAAAGCGACGCAGGCGACGACAGCGCACCGGCCGCATCGATTGCACAAGGAAACCCGCAATGA
- a CDS encoding ABC transporter permease, which yields MHDITFPLRWRIALIAPALAVFIAFWLLPMVALVQVSADHHFFATYAALLTNARYMKSLAATIMLSAAVTATTLVLSVIAGLLLARREFAGKRTLVALLTFPLAFPGVVVGFMVIMLAGRQGLIGALALKLTGERWVFAYSMAGLFIGYLYFSIPRVIVTVMASATKLDASLEEAARSLGASPWQIMRDVVLPALSPGLIAAGAVCFATAMGAFGTAFTLATDIDVLPMTIYTEFTLNANMVTAAGLSIVLGLVTWAVLACARSATGSAVAATA from the coding sequence ATGCACGACATCACGTTCCCGCTACGCTGGCGCATCGCGCTCATTGCCCCCGCGCTCGCGGTGTTCATCGCGTTCTGGCTGCTGCCGATGGTGGCGCTCGTGCAGGTCAGCGCGGACCACCACTTCTTCGCCACTTACGCGGCGCTGCTCACGAACGCGCGCTACATGAAGAGCCTTGCGGCCACGATCATGCTCTCGGCCGCGGTGACGGCGACCACGCTCGTGCTCTCGGTCATCGCAGGGCTGCTGCTCGCGCGCCGCGAGTTTGCAGGCAAACGCACGCTCGTCGCGCTGCTCACGTTTCCGCTCGCGTTCCCCGGCGTGGTGGTGGGCTTCATGGTGATCATGCTGGCGGGCCGCCAGGGGCTGATCGGCGCGCTCGCGCTCAAGCTCACGGGCGAGCGCTGGGTGTTCGCCTATTCGATGGCCGGGCTCTTCATCGGCTATCTGTACTTCTCGATTCCACGCGTGATCGTGACCGTGATGGCCTCGGCCACGAAGCTCGATGCCTCGCTCGAAGAGGCCGCGCGATCGCTGGGCGCTTCGCCGTGGCAGATCATGCGCGACGTCGTGCTGCCCGCGCTCTCGCCTGGCCTGATCGCGGCGGGCGCGGTGTGTTTCGCGACCGCGATGGGCGCATTCGGCACGGCGTTCACGCTCGCCACCGACATCGACGTGCTGCCCATGACCATCTACACCGAGTTCACGCTCAACGCGAACATGGTGACGGCCGCGGGGCTTTCCATCGTGCTCGGCCTCGTCACCTGGGCCGTGCTGGCCTGCGCGCGCAGCGCGACGGGCTCCGCTGTGGCGGCTACCGCATGA
- a CDS encoding ABC transporter substrate-binding protein, with protein MFAAATTFASAFALVVPQAAHAEETAICYNCPPEWADWASQIKAIQEKTGIRVPFDNKNSGQSIAQLMAEQKSPVADVVYLGVSSAFQAKDKGLIQPYRPAHWDDIPAGLKDPQGYWFAIHSGTLGFFVNKDALEGKPVPRSWADLLKPEYKGMIGYLDPSSAFVGYAGAVAVNQALGGTLDNFEPGLDWFRKLKANAPIVPKQTAYARVLSGEIPILLDYDFDAYRAKYKDHANVEFVIPREGTIAVPYVMSLVKGAPHEANGKKVLDFVLSDEGQKLWANAYLRPVRASAMSAETAAKFLPASDYARAKPVDFAKMAEKQQSFGERYLQIMH; from the coding sequence CTGTTCGCCGCCGCGACCACATTCGCCTCGGCCTTCGCGCTCGTCGTCCCGCAAGCCGCGCACGCCGAAGAAACCGCGATCTGCTACAACTGCCCGCCCGAATGGGCCGACTGGGCCAGCCAGATCAAGGCCATTCAGGAAAAGACCGGCATTCGCGTGCCGTTCGACAACAAGAACTCCGGCCAGTCCATCGCGCAATTGATGGCCGAGCAGAAGAGCCCCGTCGCGGACGTGGTCTATCTCGGCGTCTCGTCGGCGTTCCAGGCGAAGGACAAGGGCTTGATCCAGCCGTACCGTCCCGCGCATTGGGACGACATTCCCGCCGGCCTCAAAGACCCGCAGGGCTACTGGTTCGCGATCCACTCCGGCACGCTCGGCTTCTTCGTCAACAAGGACGCGCTGGAAGGCAAGCCCGTGCCGCGCTCGTGGGCCGACCTGCTCAAGCCCGAATACAAAGGCATGATCGGCTACCTCGATCCGTCGAGCGCGTTCGTGGGTTACGCGGGCGCGGTGGCGGTGAACCAGGCGCTGGGCGGCACGCTCGACAACTTCGAGCCCGGCCTCGACTGGTTCCGCAAGCTGAAGGCCAATGCGCCCATCGTGCCGAAGCAGACCGCTTATGCGCGCGTGCTCTCGGGCGAAATTCCGATCCTGCTCGACTACGACTTCGACGCGTATCGCGCGAAATACAAGGACCACGCCAACGTGGAATTCGTGATTCCGCGCGAAGGCACGATCGCCGTGCCCTACGTGATGAGTCTCGTGAAGGGCGCGCCGCATGAGGCGAACGGCAAGAAGGTGCTGGACTTCGTGCTCTCCGACGAAGGCCAGAAGCTCTGGGCCAATGCGTATCTGCGTCCGGTGCGCGCAAGCGCGATGTCGGCCGAAACCGCCGCGAAGTTCCTGCCGGCGAGCGACTACGCCCGCGCCAAGCCTGTCGACTTCGCGAAGATGGCCGAGAAGCAGCAGAGCTTCGGCGAACGCTATCTGCAAATCATGCATTGA